From the genome of Rhodohalobacter sp. SW132:
TTCTTACGTCGGGAATTGGACAAATTTTTTTCTGTAACTACATGTGTGTGCACGCAATAAGGATTCAGTAGAGGCAAATAAAAAACAAGAAAAATAAATAATTTTAGTTATTTCTTTAAATCCTTTGCTATTGATGAGTTGTATCATGAGGTTATCTTATGTACAACTTTATAATTTAGCATGAAAAAAATACTCTTTTTTTGGAAAGAATTAGGAGCAACTTTCTGGTTTCTTCCGGTTTTAATTATCGGCTTTTCAATTCTGTTGTCTTTTCTCCTTGTTTATGTAGATAGCTTCATAACGATTCCAAGAGAAGGGTGGACTCGTTTCTTTTTAGTAGAAAGCCCTGATTCAGCACGCAGCATCTTATCGACTATATCCAGTGCAATGATGGGTGTAGCCGGGACTGTTTTTTCCATTACACTGGTTGTTTTAACGCTCGCATCTTCACAATTTGGTCCGAGGCTCATCAAGAACTTCATGTATGTCCGGCTCAATCAGGTAGTACTGGGTTTATATATTTCAACATTTCTCTACTGCCTGCTTGTATTAAACTCAATAACAGACAGTGATGGTTTCACCTTCATACCTTCCCTATCTATTCTTGTGGCCATTTTTGTCACCATAATAAATATTGTTTTACTCATCATTTTTATCCACCGAATCGCCGTAAGCATTCAGGCTGATAAAGTGGTTTCTGATATTTCAGAATATATGTTTGAACAAGCCGAAACACTGTTCCCTGAAAAATTAGGGGAGGAAGAAGTTAATGAAGACCATGTGTCTGCTTCTTCTGCAGTTTCAGGTTATTTGAAACAGGCTCCTGTAATTTCACCAAAAAGCGGATATCTTCAGTATGTGGATGGTGAAGCTTTGATACAAACCCTGT
Proteins encoded in this window:
- a CDS encoding DUF2254 domain-containing protein — translated: MKKILFFWKELGATFWFLPVLIIGFSILLSFLLVYVDSFITIPREGWTRFFLVESPDSARSILSTISSAMMGVAGTVFSITLVVLTLASSQFGPRLIKNFMYVRLNQVVLGLYISTFLYCLLVLNSITDSDGFTFIPSLSILVAIFVTIINIVLLIIFIHRIAVSIQADKVVSDISEYMFEQAETLFPEKLGEEEVNEDHVSASSAVSGYLKQAPVISPKSGYLQYVDGEALIQTLSRQDALVELYYRPGKHIVEGEEIGLLFSNGVWEKKDFDKIFKPFVIGNTKTSQQDLEFSIQQLVEIAARALSTGVNDPYTAMVCIDNLTSIMCYLAQAKFPSKYRFDDEGNLRIIADTFNFEGVLDSAFNQIRQFSGGSPAVIIRMMEALTIINEFTIKESHKRAVLKHVVMVLSSGKDNFEEKNDLNDLSDKAVKIFKK